In Janibacter alkaliphilus, the following proteins share a genomic window:
- a CDS encoding carbohydrate ABC transporter permease yields MSDRAKAEQRLGWKLAMPAFIVMVAVTGYPILQAIWNSFFSYRLTDPDNREFTGLSNYIVSLTDPVFWTSMKMTVLVTVFTVAVELVFGFIIALVMHRIVIPRRTLRTLVLIPYSIITVVSAFTWFFAFSVDTGFVNRWLEWLPFIEQDYNWFGGFWSSFFVISLSEIWKTTPFMSLLLLAGLAQVDGSMEEAAKVDGASWWQVLVKVILPNMKAAVMVALLFRTLDAFRIFDNIFIMTGGANDTTSLSVLIYRQTIDRTEIGLGSALSVILFLCVLGIAALFVKGFKVDLAQGRN; encoded by the coding sequence ATGTCGGACCGGGCGAAGGCCGAGCAGCGCCTCGGCTGGAAGCTGGCGATGCCCGCCTTCATCGTCATGGTGGCCGTCACCGGCTACCCGATCCTGCAGGCGATCTGGAACAGCTTCTTCAGCTACCGGCTCACCGACCCGGACAACCGTGAGTTCACCGGCCTGAGCAACTACATCGTCTCGCTGACCGACCCGGTCTTCTGGACGTCGATGAAGATGACCGTGCTGGTGACCGTCTTCACGGTGGCCGTCGAGCTGGTCTTCGGCTTCATCATCGCGCTGGTCATGCACCGCATCGTCATCCCGCGGCGCACCCTGCGCACCCTGGTGCTCATCCCCTACTCGATCATCACCGTGGTCTCGGCGTTCACCTGGTTCTTCGCCTTCTCGGTGGACACCGGCTTCGTCAACCGCTGGCTGGAGTGGCTGCCGTTCATCGAGCAGGACTACAACTGGTTCGGCGGCTTCTGGTCCTCCTTCTTCGTCATCTCCCTCTCGGAGATCTGGAAGACCACGCCCTTCATGTCGCTGCTGCTGCTGGCCGGCCTGGCCCAGGTGGACGGCTCCATGGAGGAGGCGGCCAAGGTCGACGGCGCCAGCTGGTGGCAGGTGCTGGTGAAGGTGATCCTGCCGAACATGAAGGCGGCCGTCATGGTGGCGCTGCTCTTCCGGACGCTGGACGCCTTCCGCATCTTCGACAACATCTTCATCATGACCGGCGGCGCGAACGACACGACATCGTTGTCGGTCTTGATCTATCGACAAACCATCGACAGGACGGAGATCGGGTTGGGGTCGGCGCTGTCCGTGATCCTCTTCCTCTGCGTCCTGGGCATCGCGGCACTCTTCGTCAAGGGCTTCAAGGTCGACCTCGCCCAGGGAAGGAACTGA
- a CDS encoding carbohydrate ABC transporter permease, which yields MAQNAKGTGLWSLLAVPIMLWTIVPLLFMVALSLKSADTLADPDQNILGNFWPKDPTWENYELIFTGGASDLFTPALRNSLIVCLLSTLISVVLAMFCAYAISRLEFKGKRLILTTALAVSFFPVVAMVTPLFDVWRQIGLFDTIPGLIIPYLALTLPLSIWTMSAFFQQIPWEMEQAAQVDGASSWQAFRKVIVPLAAPGVFTTAIITFFTAWNDFVFAISLTSDRARTVPAALAFFTGASQFEQPTGAIMAAAVVVTIPVVILVLFFQRRIVAGLTSGAVKG from the coding sequence ATGGCGCAGAACGCCAAGGGCACCGGCCTGTGGAGCCTGCTCGCGGTCCCGATCATGCTGTGGACCATCGTGCCGCTGCTGTTCATGGTCGCCCTCTCCCTCAAGAGCGCGGACACCCTGGCCGACCCGGACCAGAACATCCTCGGCAACTTCTGGCCCAAGGACCCGACCTGGGAGAACTACGAGCTCATCTTCACCGGCGGGGCGTCGGACCTCTTCACCCCGGCGCTGCGCAACTCGCTCATCGTCTGCCTGCTCTCCACCCTCATCTCGGTGGTGCTGGCGATGTTCTGCGCCTACGCGATCTCGCGGCTGGAGTTCAAGGGCAAGCGGCTCATCCTCACCACCGCGCTCGCGGTGAGCTTCTTCCCGGTGGTCGCGATGGTCACGCCGCTCTTCGACGTGTGGCGCCAGATCGGTCTCTTCGACACCATCCCCGGCCTGATCATCCCCTACCTGGCGCTGACCCTGCCGCTGTCGATCTGGACGATGTCCGCCTTCTTCCAGCAGATCCCGTGGGAGATGGAGCAGGCGGCCCAGGTGGACGGGGCGAGCAGCTGGCAGGCCTTCCGCAAGGTGATCGTGCCGCTGGCCGCGCCGGGTGTCTTCACCACGGCGATCATCACCTTCTTCACGGCGTGGAACGACTTCGTCTTCGCCATCTCGCTCACCTCCGACCGGGCACGCACGGTCCCGGCGGCGCTGGCCTTCTTCACCGGCGCCTCGCAGTTCGAGCAGCCGACCGGCGCCATCATGGCCGCCGCGGTCGTCGTGACCATCCCCGTCGTGATCCTCGTGCTGTTCTTCCAGCGCCGGATCGTCGCCGGTCTGACCTCGGGCGCCGTCAAGGGCTGA
- a CDS encoding ABC transporter ATP-binding protein — MAEITLKNAVKKYGDGYPAINDVSLDIKDGEFMIFVGPSGCGKSTLLRMVVGLEDITSGDLLIDGKRVNDLSPKERNLSMVFQNYALYPHLSVFENIAFPLRLSKGTHSEEDIRSKVNAASDMLELGEHLERKPANLSGGQRQRVAMGRAIVRDADAFLFDEPLSNLDAKLRGQMRTEIARMQRRLGVTTIYVTHDQTEALTLGDRVTVLKKGVLQQCASPRELYDQPVNLFVAGFIGTPPMNFLPAKVHGSELELPFCRVPFPRALAPKVEGKDLVIVGIRPEHIKDASLGDDVPNGVRFTELVDVTEWLGNEQYAYIPFEADPAVQDKLDELDRDLDGEGMRTQMVVNLDARSRIREGDDGDFVFDPSLMHVFDPESGENLTRDEERAAEIDRQSEEDRKRALERARKRDAPAGDGASGDGGGSGSSTADKQSA, encoded by the coding sequence ATGGCTGAGATCACCCTCAAGAACGCCGTCAAGAAGTACGGCGACGGGTACCCGGCGATCAACGACGTGAGCCTGGACATCAAGGACGGCGAGTTCATGATCTTCGTCGGCCCGTCCGGCTGCGGGAAGTCCACGCTGCTGCGGATGGTCGTCGGGCTGGAGGACATCACCAGCGGGGATCTGCTCATCGACGGCAAGCGGGTCAACGACCTCTCGCCCAAGGAGCGCAACCTCTCGATGGTCTTCCAGAACTACGCGCTCTACCCGCACCTGTCGGTCTTCGAGAACATCGCCTTCCCGCTGCGTCTGTCCAAGGGCACGCACAGCGAGGAGGACATCCGCAGCAAGGTCAACGCGGCCAGCGACATGCTGGAGCTGGGCGAGCACCTCGAGCGCAAGCCGGCCAACCTCTCCGGTGGTCAGCGTCAGCGGGTGGCGATGGGCCGGGCGATCGTCCGGGACGCCGACGCCTTCCTCTTCGACGAGCCGCTGAGCAACCTCGACGCCAAGCTGCGTGGGCAGATGCGCACCGAGATCGCCCGGATGCAGCGGCGCCTCGGGGTGACGACGATCTACGTCACCCACGACCAGACCGAGGCGCTGACCCTCGGCGACCGGGTCACCGTGCTGAAGAAGGGCGTGCTGCAGCAGTGCGCCTCGCCGCGCGAGCTCTACGACCAGCCGGTGAACCTCTTCGTGGCTGGCTTCATCGGCACCCCGCCGATGAACTTCCTGCCGGCGAAGGTGCACGGCAGCGAGCTCGAGCTGCCCTTCTGCCGGGTGCCGTTCCCGCGCGCGCTGGCGCCGAAGGTGGAGGGCAAGGACCTCGTCATCGTGGGCATCCGGCCCGAGCACATCAAGGACGCCAGCCTCGGCGACGACGTGCCGAACGGGGTCCGCTTCACCGAGCTGGTCGACGTCACCGAGTGGCTGGGCAACGAGCAGTACGCCTACATCCCCTTCGAGGCGGACCCGGCGGTCCAGGACAAGCTCGACGAGCTGGACCGCGACCTCGACGGCGAGGGCATGCGCACCCAGATGGTGGTCAACCTCGACGCGCGCAGCCGCATCCGCGAGGGCGACGACGGTGACTTCGTCTTCGACCCGAGCCTCATGCACGTCTTCGACCCGGAGTCGGGGGAGAACCTCACCCGCGACGAGGAGCGGGCCGCCGAGATCGACCGGCAGTCCGAGGAGGACCGCAAGCGGGCGCTGGAGCGGGCCCGCAAGCGTGACGCCCCGGCGGGTGACGGCGCCTCCGGCGACGGTGGTGGGTCCGGGTCGTCGACGGCGGACAAGCAGTCCGCCTGA
- a CDS encoding PfkB family carbohydrate kinase — protein sequence MTDQPVLVVGEALVDIVHRRDGSVDEHVGGSPLNVAVGLARLGHPVELATQIGRDERGQRITAHLAADRVALVPGSEAADRTSTATAELDDAGGARYTFDLTDVSPPAGEGSGHLHTGSIGALLGEPGQDVLAAMTRAQQQVTVSYDPNARPSLMGEPGAALAAMEQRIAVSDVVKASDEDMAWLLDRDLDGFVAEDAIEVLRRWVDLGASLAVATLGPDGAVAVHASGEVRVPGRAVEVADTVGAGDSFTSGLLSALLDAGLLGDRAAAQRLAEADAADITAAVARGVVASAVTVSRPGAQPPTRADLGLT from the coding sequence GTGACGGACCAGCCGGTCCTCGTCGTCGGCGAGGCGCTGGTGGACATCGTCCACCGGCGGGACGGCAGCGTCGACGAGCACGTCGGCGGCAGCCCGTTGAACGTCGCGGTAGGCCTGGCCCGGCTGGGGCACCCGGTCGAGCTGGCCACCCAGATCGGGCGCGACGAGCGCGGGCAGCGGATCACCGCGCACCTGGCCGCCGACCGTGTGGCCCTGGTGCCGGGCAGCGAGGCCGCCGACCGCACCTCCACCGCCACCGCCGAGCTGGACGACGCCGGTGGCGCCCGCTACACCTTCGACCTCACCGACGTCTCGCCGCCGGCCGGGGAGGGCTCCGGCCACCTGCACACCGGGTCGATCGGCGCCCTGCTGGGCGAGCCCGGGCAGGACGTGCTGGCCGCGATGACCCGGGCGCAGCAGCAGGTGACGGTCTCCTACGACCCGAACGCGCGGCCCAGCCTCATGGGTGAGCCGGGGGCCGCGCTCGCCGCCATGGAGCAGCGGATCGCGGTGAGCGACGTCGTCAAGGCCAGCGACGAGGACATGGCCTGGCTGCTCGACCGCGACCTGGACGGCTTCGTCGCCGAGGACGCGATCGAGGTGCTGCGTCGCTGGGTGGACCTCGGGGCGAGCCTGGCGGTGGCCACCCTCGGGCCGGACGGCGCCGTCGCGGTGCACGCCTCCGGCGAGGTCCGGGTACCCGGGCGGGCCGTCGAGGTGGCGGACACCGTCGGCGCGGGCGACTCCTTCACCTCCGGGCTGCTGTCGGCGCTGCTGGACGCCGGGCTGCTCGGGGACCGGGCGGCCGCGCAGCGGCTCGCCGAGGCGGACGCGGCGGACATCACCGCCGCCGTCGCCCGTGGGGTGGTCGCCTCGGCGGTCACCGTCTCCCGGCCGGGCGCGCAGCCACCGACCCGGGCCGACCTCGGCCTGACCTGA
- the glpX gene encoding class II fructose-bisphosphatase yields MSPDRNLALELVRVTEAAALAGGRWVGRGDKNAADGAAVEAMRAMISTVRMNGTVVIGEGEKDEAPMLFNGEEVGDGEGPECDVAVDPIDGTTLTAKGMTNAVAVLAVADRGAMYDPSAVFYMDKLVAGPEVADVVDIRLPAAENIRRVAKAKGEQPEDITVVMLDRPRHEAVAREVRDAGARIRFISDGDVAGAISAARPGTGIDLLLGIGGTPEGIITACAIKCLGGVIQGRLWPVDDEERQRAVDAGHDLDRVLTTDDLVQTDNCFFVATGITDGELLDGVRYRAGGATTTSIVMRSRSGTTRLIETQHNLTKVRSISPGPVG; encoded by the coding sequence ATGTCCCCGGACCGCAACCTGGCCCTGGAGCTCGTCCGGGTCACCGAGGCCGCGGCCCTCGCCGGCGGCCGCTGGGTGGGCCGCGGTGACAAGAACGCCGCCGACGGGGCCGCCGTGGAGGCGATGCGCGCGATGATCTCCACCGTGCGGATGAACGGCACGGTCGTCATCGGCGAGGGCGAGAAGGACGAGGCGCCGATGCTCTTCAACGGTGAGGAGGTCGGCGACGGCGAGGGCCCGGAGTGCGACGTCGCGGTCGACCCGATCGACGGCACCACCCTGACCGCGAAGGGGATGACCAACGCGGTCGCCGTGCTCGCGGTCGCCGACCGGGGCGCGATGTACGACCCGAGCGCGGTCTTCTACATGGACAAGCTGGTGGCCGGCCCGGAGGTCGCCGACGTCGTCGACATCCGGCTGCCCGCCGCCGAGAACATCCGCCGGGTGGCCAAGGCGAAGGGTGAGCAGCCCGAGGACATCACGGTCGTCATGCTCGACCGGCCGCGGCACGAGGCGGTCGCCCGCGAGGTTCGTGACGCCGGGGCACGGATCCGCTTCATCTCCGACGGCGACGTAGCCGGCGCGATCAGCGCCGCCCGTCCCGGCACCGGCATCGACCTGCTGCTGGGCATCGGCGGGACCCCCGAAGGGATCATCACCGCCTGCGCCATCAAGTGCCTCGGCGGGGTCATCCAGGGGCGGCTGTGGCCGGTGGACGACGAGGAGCGGCAGCGCGCCGTGGATGCCGGGCACGACCTGGACCGGGTGCTGACCACCGACGACCTGGTGCAGACCGACAACTGCTTCTTCGTCGCTACCGGGATCACCGACGGCGAGCTCCTCGACGGGGTGCGCTACCGCGCCGGCGGGGCGACCACCACCTCGATCGTCATGCGCAGCCGCTCCGGCACGACCCGCCTCATCGAGACCCAGCACAACCTGACGAAGGTGCGCAGCATCTCGCCGGGGCCGGTGGGCTGA
- a CDS encoding DUF4245 domain-containing protein, with amino-acid sequence MSETSVPSRGASHYAKGTAANMARSMVVIAAITLFVFFVVGRTSSVTPATVDVPGAAQQHATQAQQPFAYPTDLPEGWTATSVRYVRSKGDLLMWNAGYTTPDGQYVSVQQAVDAPQDWINTQTNNGARTGTWTDADGTEWLRRDREGKVQRSLVDDPSGTGELTTLVTGTGSWSQLELFADHLTAVDPAAGSAPSSS; translated from the coding sequence ATGAGCGAGACGTCCGTGCCCTCCCGGGGGGCCAGCCACTACGCCAAGGGCACGGCGGCGAACATGGCCCGCTCGATGGTGGTCATCGCGGCGATCACGCTCTTCGTCTTCTTCGTCGTCGGCCGTACGAGCAGCGTCACCCCGGCGACCGTGGACGTCCCCGGCGCGGCCCAGCAGCACGCCACCCAGGCGCAGCAGCCCTTCGCCTACCCCACGGACCTGCCCGAAGGGTGGACCGCCACCAGCGTGCGCTACGTGCGCAGCAAGGGCGACCTGCTCATGTGGAACGCCGGCTACACCACCCCGGACGGGCAGTACGTCTCGGTGCAGCAGGCGGTGGACGCCCCGCAGGACTGGATCAACACCCAGACCAACAACGGGGCCCGGACCGGCACGTGGACCGACGCGGACGGCACCGAGTGGCTGCGGCGGGACCGCGAGGGCAAGGTGCAGCGCAGCCTCGTCGACGACCCCAGCGGCACCGGCGAGCTGACCACGCTAGTGACGGGGACCGGCAGCTGGAGCCAGCTGGAGCTCTTCGCCGACCACCTCACCGCGGTGGACCCGGCAGCCGGTAGCGCGCCGAGCTCGTCCTGA
- a CDS encoding exodeoxyribonuclease VII small subunit, producing the protein MAEEDRAPAEGETAGADVAELSYEQARDQLVELVARLEGGQVPLAESMRLWQRGEALAAHCTSWLDRAEQSLTGDDGSGEDGSASADGED; encoded by the coding sequence ATGGCCGAGGAGGATCGCGCACCCGCCGAGGGCGAGACCGCGGGCGCGGACGTCGCCGAGCTGTCCTACGAGCAGGCGCGCGACCAGCTCGTCGAGCTCGTCGCGCGGCTCGAGGGGGGCCAGGTGCCGCTCGCCGAGAGCATGCGGCTGTGGCAGCGCGGCGAGGCGCTGGCCGCGCACTGCACCTCGTGGCTGGACCGGGCCGAGCAGAGCCTCACCGGCGACGACGGGTCCGGCGAGGACGGGTCGGCGTCCGCCGACGGCGAGGACTGA
- the xseA gene encoding exodeoxyribonuclease VII large subunit, with protein MSLPEKAADTTAEDPWPVRLLSAKIADYVERMSVTWVEGQVVQLNRRPGARTAYLTLRDADVDMSLSCSVRVTALDAMPAPLTQGARVVVQAKPSYWTQRGSLSMDVRQIRPVGVGELLARVEYLRQHLRSEGLFDDSRKRPLPFLPRRVGLICGRASAAERDVVENARRRWPSLPIEIRQVAVQGVEAVTAVSAALAELDALDDVDVIVISRGGGSVEDLLPFSNEALVRAVAQARTPVVSAIGHESDQPLLDLVADVRASTPTHAATLVSPDAAAERDGLDQALDRMRRSTRVRLDRERCQLEGLTSRPVLTDRAGVVRVQREHVTTLRDRVRRQADVRLTRERDRVDHLRAQARVLSPASTLERGYAVIQRRDGAVVDSREDLEVEELLRVTVADGDFAVRVAGS; from the coding sequence ATGAGCCTCCCGGAGAAGGCCGCCGACACCACGGCCGAGGACCCGTGGCCGGTCCGGCTGCTCAGCGCGAAGATCGCCGACTACGTCGAGCGGATGTCGGTGACCTGGGTCGAGGGGCAGGTGGTCCAGCTCAACCGGCGACCTGGGGCCCGCACGGCCTACCTCACGCTGCGCGACGCGGACGTCGACATGTCCCTCTCCTGCAGCGTCCGGGTCACCGCGCTGGACGCCATGCCCGCCCCGCTCACCCAGGGCGCCCGGGTCGTGGTGCAGGCCAAGCCGAGCTACTGGACCCAGCGCGGCTCGCTGAGCATGGATGTGCGCCAGATCCGGCCGGTCGGGGTCGGCGAGCTGCTGGCCCGCGTGGAGTACCTCCGTCAGCACCTGCGCAGCGAAGGGCTCTTCGACGACTCCCGGAAGCGCCCGCTCCCCTTCCTCCCCCGCCGGGTCGGGCTGATCTGCGGACGGGCCAGCGCCGCCGAGCGGGACGTCGTCGAGAACGCCCGCCGCCGCTGGCCCAGCCTGCCCATCGAGATCCGTCAGGTCGCGGTGCAGGGCGTCGAGGCGGTGACCGCGGTGAGCGCGGCGCTGGCCGAGCTGGACGCGCTCGACGACGTCGACGTCATCGTCATCTCCCGCGGCGGCGGCAGCGTCGAGGATCTGCTGCCCTTCAGCAACGAGGCGCTGGTCCGCGCCGTCGCCCAGGCCCGCACCCCGGTGGTCAGCGCGATCGGGCACGAGAGCGACCAGCCGCTGCTCGACCTCGTCGCCGACGTCCGTGCCTCCACCCCCACCCACGCGGCCACCCTGGTCAGCCCCGACGCCGCCGCCGAGCGGGACGGCCTGGATCAGGCCCTGGACCGGATGCGCCGCAGCACCCGGGTGCGCCTGGACCGTGAGCGGTGCCAGCTGGAGGGCCTGACCAGCCGGCCGGTGCTCACCGACCGGGCGGGGGTGGTCCGGGTGCAGCGCGAGCACGTCACCACGCTGCGCGATCGCGTCCGCCGCCAGGCCGACGTGCGGCTGACCCGGGAGCGCGACCGGGTGGACCACCTGCGCGCCCAGGCCCGGGTGCTCTCCCCCGCCTCCACCCTCGAGCGCGGCTACGCGGTCATCCAGCGCCGGGACGGCGCGGTCGTCGACTCCCGCGAGGACCTGGAGGTCGAGGAGCTGCTGCGGGTCACCGTCGCCGACGGCGACTTCGCGGTCCGGGTGGCCGGGTCGTGA
- a CDS encoding YbjQ family protein, producing the protein MSGDTVAGVVVGLLCLAPFLLLPTALLGYSVIVGFRRRRRVQEQLAGEEPRLGHLLGPNVEAPGHPGGTTLVTGTVAYAADFPSRWATSWRTLVGGSAVSLTEQVDLSRRLAVVRMLQEAERMGATSVANVRLETSEIGGGTQQSGRQGAMVVEMLAYGTALLPVASPRAGR; encoded by the coding sequence ATGAGCGGCGACACGGTCGCCGGGGTCGTCGTCGGGCTGCTGTGCCTGGCCCCCTTCCTCCTGCTGCCGACGGCGCTGCTCGGCTACTCCGTCATCGTCGGCTTCCGCCGTCGACGGCGGGTGCAGGAGCAGCTGGCCGGCGAGGAGCCGCGGCTGGGGCACCTGCTCGGGCCGAACGTCGAGGCGCCCGGGCATCCCGGCGGCACCACCCTGGTGACCGGGACGGTCGCCTACGCGGCCGACTTCCCCTCGCGCTGGGCGACGAGCTGGCGCACCCTCGTCGGCGGGTCGGCGGTCAGCCTCACCGAGCAGGTCGACCTGTCCCGCCGGCTGGCGGTGGTGCGGATGCTCCAGGAGGCCGAGCGGATGGGCGCGACATCGGTGGCCAACGTACGCCTGGAGACCAGCGAGATCGGCGGCGGCACCCAGCAGTCCGGCCGGCAGGGCGCGATGGTCGTCGAGATGCTCGCCTACGGCACCGCCCTGCTGCCGGTCGCCTCGCCGCGGGCCGGGCGATGA
- a CDS encoding YbjQ family protein has translation MFLSNTESVPGARVTRTLGLVQGNTVRAKHLGKDILAGFKNLAGGELVAYTELLTESRNEAIGRMVHQAQQMGANGVVNVRFTTSSVAAGAAELYAYGTAVVLEQA, from the coding sequence ATGTTCCTCAGCAACACCGAGTCCGTGCCCGGGGCGCGGGTCACTCGCACCCTCGGGCTCGTGCAGGGCAACACCGTGCGCGCCAAGCACCTCGGCAAGGACATCCTCGCCGGCTTCAAGAACCTCGCCGGCGGCGAGCTCGTCGCCTACACCGAGCTGCTCACCGAGAGCCGGAACGAGGCGATCGGCCGGATGGTGCACCAGGCGCAGCAGATGGGGGCGAACGGGGTGGTCAACGTGCGCTTCACCACCTCCTCGGTGGCCGCGGGCGCGGCCGAGCTGTACGCCTACGGGACGGCCGTGGTGCTGGAGCAGGCCTGA
- a CDS encoding 4-hydroxy-3-methylbut-2-enyl diphosphate reductase: MVDMTDTAQTHSDAPEQAKRVLLAAPRGYCAGVDRAVVAVEKALDLYGPPVYVRKQIVHNKHVVTTLEKRGAVFVDETEEVPEGSTVVFSAHGVAPVVHDEAKSLSLKTIDATCPLVTKVHREAVRFAKDDFDILLIGHEGHEEVIGTSGEAPEHITLVDGPDDVANVEVRDPEKVVWLSQTTLSVDETMETVRRLREKFPALQDPPSDDICYATQNRQLAVKQMAEDCDLMLVVGSRNSSNSVRLVEVAVEHGSRDGHLVDYADEIDESWLDGVRTVGVTSGASVPEILVREVLEYLAARGYGDPEPVVAAEESLLFALPTELRRDLKAAGMSDKMKHDAGSLADAGQLH, translated from the coding sequence ATGGTGGACATGACTGACACGGCTCAGACGCACAGCGACGCGCCCGAGCAGGCCAAGCGGGTGCTGCTGGCGGCCCCGCGCGGCTACTGCGCCGGCGTCGACCGCGCGGTCGTCGCCGTCGAGAAGGCCCTCGACCTCTACGGGCCGCCGGTCTACGTCCGCAAGCAGATCGTGCACAACAAGCACGTGGTGACCACGCTGGAGAAGCGCGGCGCCGTCTTCGTCGACGAGACCGAGGAGGTCCCGGAGGGCTCGACCGTCGTCTTCAGCGCGCACGGGGTCGCCCCGGTCGTCCACGACGAGGCCAAGAGCCTCTCGTTGAAGACCATCGACGCCACCTGCCCGCTGGTGACCAAGGTGCACCGCGAGGCGGTCCGCTTCGCCAAGGACGACTTCGACATCCTGCTCATCGGCCACGAGGGTCACGAGGAGGTCATCGGCACCTCCGGCGAGGCCCCCGAGCACATCACCCTCGTCGACGGGCCGGACGACGTCGCCAACGTCGAGGTCCGCGACCCGGAGAAGGTCGTCTGGCTCTCCCAGACCACCCTGTCGGTGGACGAGACGATGGAGACCGTGCGGCGGCTGCGGGAGAAGTTCCCGGCGCTGCAGGACCCGCCGAGCGACGACATCTGCTACGCCACCCAGAACCGTCAGCTCGCGGTGAAGCAGATGGCTGAGGACTGCGACCTCATGCTCGTCGTCGGCTCGCGCAACTCCTCCAACTCGGTGCGCCTGGTCGAGGTGGCCGTCGAGCACGGCTCTCGGGACGGTCATCTGGTCGACTACGCCGACGAGATCGACGAGTCCTGGCTCGACGGGGTGCGTACCGTCGGGGTGACCTCGGGCGCCTCCGTTCCGGAGATCCTCGTCCGCGAGGTGCTGGAGTACCTGGCCGCCCGCGGCTACGGCGACCCGGAGCCGGTCGTCGCCGCCGAGGAGTCGCTGCTCTTCGCGCTGCCGACGGAGCTGCGCCGCGACCTCAAGGCCGCCGGGATGAGCGACAAGATGAAGCACGACGCCGGCTCGCTCGCCGACGCCGGCCAGCTGCACTGA
- a CDS encoding TetR/AcrR family transcriptional regulator, which produces MPKIVDHEARRGLIAAAFADVARRDGIAAASVRTVAAEAGLSPGALRHYFDSQAGLVRFVAEHLTSGVAVRVQDRMALVEVTDRADPVEISGVLEEIVPLDERRRAEFDVWHAMAVGARSDPALAALSEDSWRSIRRVCRWVVERTEVSTSDAEAAVVDLHALVDGLALQLSLYPALVTPEEARSVLRRRVGSLADTTPRSRPR; this is translated from the coding sequence ATGCCGAAGATCGTCGACCACGAGGCCCGTCGCGGGCTCATCGCCGCGGCCTTCGCCGACGTCGCGCGCCGCGACGGGATCGCTGCGGCCTCGGTGCGGACCGTGGCCGCCGAGGCCGGTCTCTCGCCCGGAGCGCTGCGGCACTACTTCGACTCCCAGGCGGGGCTGGTCAGGTTCGTTGCCGAGCACCTCACCAGCGGGGTGGCGGTGCGGGTGCAGGACCGGATGGCTCTGGTGGAGGTGACGGACCGGGCGGATCCCGTCGAGATCTCCGGTGTGCTCGAGGAGATCGTGCCGCTGGACGAGAGGCGACGGGCGGAGTTCGACGTCTGGCACGCGATGGCCGTCGGTGCCCGCAGCGACCCGGCGCTGGCGGCGCTCAGCGAGGACTCGTGGCGGAGCATCCGTCGGGTGTGCCGCTGGGTGGTCGAGCGCACCGAGGTCTCCACCTCGGACGCAGAGGCGGCTGTGGTGGATCTGCATGCCCTCGTTGACGGCCTGGCCCTGCAGCTCTCGCTCTACCCGGCGCTGGTGACGCCCGAGGAGGCACGTTCCGTGCTGCGTCGGCGGGTGGGTTCGCTCGCCGACACGACGCCCAGATCGCGTCCGCGGTAG